A stretch of DNA from Mus musculus strain C57BL/6J chromosome 6, GRCm38.p6 C57BL/6J:
ACGATTGCCGAGATGGTCAGCGATTGAGCTTTCCCTCCGTGGATGAGCTTCCCCGTAGCTGACCATCTTGGCTTCCCTTCTTCCTGCAGGCGTCTTTATATCATGGGATAAATAATAGTAACATCTGTTGGAAATAGTTCACCTTTAGCTAAGACACAACATTTCACTTCTGGGTCGCTTTGCACCTCTCCAAACTCCGACTCAGAGTTATTATTTTTTGGatttaaataaaatgatgttGGGTGCTGGCAACCTAACCTAGCCCCTCTGAAAGATAGGCAAGTGCCTTTAACTTCtgggccatccctccagcccctgagaATCTCTATTTTGTACCGCTGAAGATCGTAGTATACCCTCTCTCCTTCGGTTTTCCCAGGACACACATATCCTCCAAAAGCACAGGGCAGGGTACACTTCTCCCAACCAGGCTTTGCCTCCTAGTGTCTACTGGGTTCTAATAATGTAACCTCTGGAGTGCAGAGCTGTAGACTCACACCATCATCTCTGGCaccttttttgagataagatatagctgtgtagcccaggctaccttgGAACTCTCTATCCTTCCGTTTCCCAGGAAAAGAAGCAGAGTGGAGTTGCTCTGCTTTGGGCAACCTGTGTGACGTACCTGTTCTCCATTATGCTGCTGCTCCGTGGAGGACGTCATAATTTAGTATGTGGAATTGCAGAGGGAGCTAGTTAATACAACTTCATATACAAACGCGCTGCCTGTACACTTGGGCCCTGCTTTCTATGAGCAGAGATGGAGACAATCCATTTCCCGATTGCACTTTCCGTGACATCTCTGTGATTCCAATAGAGGCTAAACCAGGGTTGCAAACTTCGTCCCTCCCTTGAGTCCTGGCTGGGGCCAAAGGCGTGGGCGGGTGGCATGCGACGCCCCTCGCGGCGTCGTTCCAAAGCCAGTACACCCCCTAGGAGCCACACCACTCCGCGCAGGACTGGGCCCTCGGATTCCAGAAGGCGCCCAGGGACAAAAGAGCAGCCCCGCCCATCTGTACAAGGAGGCACGCGGCAAGCGGAACATGACTTGAAGGTTTCCAGCCCCAACTCCGAATCCTCGCAGTACAGGTGGGCGGGTGCGCCGGCTGGTGGGCGGTGTAGAAGCCCGGAGTTGTTCTCGGCCTTCCGGCTCACCCTGCTCTGGCCGATCCTAGTACCTCCGAGTTGTGGAGCCATAAAGTGATCGCGAACTACTCCGAGCTTTTCGCAGCCTCAGTGGGCAATGTGGACTGGCTTCGGTTCTGTGTGAATCCGGAGCGCAAGGAGATCATAGTCGACGACAAGGTAAAGCGTGCAGCATGGTGGCAGAGACTGAAATTTCCCAACACTCAACCTAGTACTACCCGTAGAAAGGCCACCTGATGAACTGCCGCTGGGGAGCGCCAAAGTGACCTTTTCTATGTTGTGGTCCTAAATCCACTCATAGAAGGCCCATTTGGAAGCAGAGAGGTAGGGGGATAAAGGGTTGTGAACACCTCCAAGGGACACAGGGACCGAGGAAAACCCCAAGCCTGAAGGCGGGGGTTGTGGACCCCGCCCCCATCCTGCGCTCTCCACTTCTCAGGGCTTCACAGCCATCCACTTCGCAGCCCAGAAATGCCAGCTTTCCTGCCTTAAGGTCTTAATAGAGGAGTACAAATATCCCGTGGATCTGCCCACCAACAAAGGCCAGACGCCCCTGCACTTGGTCATCCATAAAAACAACAAATCGGACATCCTCCCCTGCATTGACTACCTGCTCAAGAAAGGGGCAGCCATCAACTCGTGAGTCCGGCTTGCTGTACGAAAGACACTTGGGACACTATGTCCCCAGGCAGGTGGAGCCTTGCAGGACAGGATGAGGGGTTGTGAGGACAAGGATTCCTGCCTGGAGAAAGCAGTCAGAGGGAGCATGTAGTGTCCTGGTTAAGAGACTGGGCATGAGAGGGCAGACCCAATTCACAGAATTTTAGCTCAGACAAACTGTGGGTCTGCAGGCAAGTCACTCTGCCTCTGAGCCTCCGTGGTTGGTTCCCACACTCAGGTGTGTTCACAGTGGGGCCTCACAGATACCGCTGTGGGCTTGGGAACCCTGATGGTCCCCAGGTGTTCTAGCTTGATGCTAAGTTCAGGGACTGGCTGTCTTCCATTGAGGTTGGGAGGGTGAATGTACCTGTCCCACATCGCTTCATCATTTTTAAGTGTCTTGTGTAAtccaggctaccctcaaactgCCTATGATAGCCAAGGAGGATTTGAACTTCTGAGTCTCATGCCTCTGCTCCCTGGTTTgatacagtgctggggattgaacccagggctagACAAACAGCCTATCAGAGGAAGGGCATCCACAGCCCCAGGAGGTGACATTTAACTACAGCCTATAGGGActtgggagatagctcagtgggtaaagcgctCATTGTGCAAGTGcaaggaactgagttcaaatcctcagcatcCAATGCCAGTTGGGCATGGTGACCTCGTGTATTCTAGCCcatgggagtcagagacaggaaatCCCCGAGCTTAGATTAGCTGATCCAGTGTGCTCTGagttcaagtgagagaccctgcctctgtATATAAGGTAGAGGATGATAGAGGAAGATACCcattgtcaacctctggcctccacacagttGTATATATATCCGTATGCACCCCaacaccccacacacatgtgaatatgcatacacacatacatacaccacacacattaaaatgaacTTCAACTTGTGGACCAAGTGAGCTAACCTTGCCAAAAGCCCAGGGGGAGCCAGACTTGGTAGTACATATCTATCTGTacacccagcactcgggagatgaAGACGGCAGGAGGGGGGTGGGAATCGGGGATCCAAGATCATCTTTGACTACACTGCAAATTCCAGATCAACCTGTagtacatgagaccttgtcccaaaagTCGCTGAGATTGGTGGCTCTGAAGCAACCCAGGGCACTGTAGTTCCTAGCTGTCCTATTCAAACACATCCTATACTTTGTACTGCTCATCAAGGCTGTCCCTCCTCCTAGAGAAGGGAAACGTGAGGCCCTAAGAAGAGTAGGGTATGAACAGGGTCCTCCATGGTGGTGGCAGAGTGGGCCCTGGAAGTTGGCTTGCCTGCCTATCTAATCCCTTTACCTTTCCCTTCTGCCCTTCCCTTTGGTATACCTTACAGGCAGACATACAATGGCTCCACACCCCTGCACCTGGCTTCCTGCAATGGCCTGCTGGGATGCATTAAGCTGCTGGTGCAGAGTGGAGCCAATGTGCATGCCCGAGATGCCACGGGCTTCAAGCCCATCGACTATTGCAGACTTTGGAACCACCGTACCTGTGCCCGGTGAGCCTGTGACAACCACACCAGCTCCCACTTCCTCCTGCAAggtccttctccccacccccacccccaggctgagCCTCTAAGGGGAGGCTTGAAGAAGGCAGGTGTCAGTTGAGTAAAGTCTAGGAAAGAGGCCCCAAGTAGGATATTGTCAGCATGAGCTTTgcctgtcccccccacccccttctttgtctttgccTTCCCCTGTTCTTCAGTCAGGATCCAAATCCATCagttttttcttctccctccaaggGCCCCTGAGCAAAGAGATGGGGTGCTTTGCTCTTCTCTGCCCTGgcaatccctcccaccccactggcCCACAGAGCCTCACCTCAAGGGAAGCCCAGTTCCTATAATCGGACACGCCCTCACCTTGCTACCAGGTTCTTGAAGGATGTCATGTGGAAACATGATAAGAAGGTCCTTGCCCaggagatggagaaactgaggaccTTGAAGGAGAAGCTGACCATTTTGGAGTATCACTACCTGGTTGAATATCAAGTAAGGAGGAATTCCTCCTTGAAGGGCTGGGTTCTGCTGCCAAACTAGGGCCTTCTCGCCATGGTGAGAAGAGCAATTGGAACACTCCCTTCTCAGAAGAAACCCCTGCTCCCCACCAAATCCTTCCTTATAAGCCATCCCTTTAGGCCAAAGGTCTCGTTCTGTGCCAGAAAGCAAGTGCAGCCTGAATTATGGGGTACTCAGAGTCCTTGTTAGACACTGGACCTCTAGGATGAGGATCTCTAATGGAACTGGACACTTCCTAACATTGGGGTGCCTACCCATTAAAAGAAAACTCCTAACAGATACCCCAACTTCACTGTACACTAGACTCCTTCTAGGTCCCAAAGGCCAGCAAAGTGTGGTCCTCCACTCAAGGAACTTAGGTGCTAGGGAGAGATAGGTTATGCTTCTGTGGGGAGGGTCCAGGAGGGTGCCCAAAGTGGTGCCAAGGACGTATCTTTGAAGACTGACAGGCATCTATCCATATGACGTAAGGAATGACAGGCCCACAGACAGAATCACTGTGATGGATACGTGGGGCACTCGGGAGCACTGTCAATTTGGAGATCAGGTATAAGTTGGGTAGCCTGACAGACTAGAGGTTTGGCAAGAGTCCAGACCAGTGACAGGGCAAGGGTTTAGCAGATATAATCATGGAGCATAaaacacttaaaacaaaacaggaaaattaaGGCTtggattctttgtttttgttgtttgttgttgtttgtttgttgttttgttttaaggcaggatttctctgtgtagccctggctgtcctggaactcactctgtagaccaggatggcctggaactcaaagatccacctgcctctgcctcacaagtgctggaagCATacgccaccacagcccagctcaAGAACTTGGATCCTTAAGTGAATCCTACAGAGGCTACAGGGCCCTGCCATGGTTGTACTCTTCCAGTTGTCCCAGCTGTGCCTCTCTAGTCTGTGTCACCCAGCTCTTCTGGCTCTTCTGGTTTTGTGTCACCCAGCCCTTCCAGCTATCAGGTTTTCTGTTGACCCTAACCCTACTCAGCAGCCCCCGCGCAGACCTCCACTCAGCATCTCCTGTCGGCCTTCATAGGAGCACACAGCCACTACTCTTCCATTGGCTAGAATAAAAAGCAAGCCAGCTGCTGCCTGACTTGGGACTGGGCAAGGCTGAAGGAATTAGGACTCCTGGCTTAATCTAATCAGAACCTGCCTTTGGAGCTGGGTCAATCTCCAGAGCACCTGATTACTTAGCCACTGTGTGGGAGTGAGACGGAGATAATAGGACAGGGACATTTCCACACATGTAGAAGTTCACTGTGAGCGGTGGTGAAGATAGAACTCTGGCTAAGTTCCGACCACCCAGTCTGGCAGCCAGGCACTCTCTCTCCTCAAGGTCACCTCCCAGAAGCCTGTGCAACCCCATTACTTCCATCCAATGCCAGGCCTGCcagcccttccttctttctggggTCCAAATCAGAGAGCAAGACTTTCCACTGAGGCTGGGGCTACCTCTGGGGAAATGGTACCTTCTCTCTGCAAAGCTGAGGTTGTCCCTATGTCTGTCCTCAAGCTGGAGGTCTCCTATGAAAGTCTTTGTCTCCTCCATAGCCTGGGAGCTCAGTCAGAAAAGGAGATGCCTCCTCCATCCAAACAAGGCTCACATAAGGCAGCAGGGAATGTAGACCTGAGGTTTCCCAGGATGCTAGCCACGGGGTCTCCTGCCCATAAATGCCACTGCCCTTGTGCCCTTCATTGTTGCAGAAAGAACATCAAATTCTGAGAGAGGCTCATTTCAGAAAGTGGCTCCAAAACAAGGTGCTGGCCCAGACCCTGGGTTCTGCCGACTCCAAGCAAAAGGCTGGTGTCCAACCTTGGTCATTGGCCTCCAACACTTTAAGATGCCCAATAACTGAAAGCCTCCATTATCCATCTGTGGAAGCTCAGCTGAAAAACTTGCCCTCACCTGTGGTGCCACCCAAGCCCATCTACAAGCAGACCACCATCAGTCGGCCCAAGTTATGGAACTATAGTGCTAACCCTGCCAGGTCCCCCATCACAAACATTGGCCACCCACAGAATATTCGCCTGGGTGTGCACCCAGAACCCTATAAGGAACATGACTTCCGCAGATTCCTGGAGGTGACTCGAAATAAACATGGGGGTGCATGCCTGCGCACAGTGGACCGTCAGTTGGTGACACCTGTACCCCAGCTGCCTTTTGAGATGATGGTCCGAGTGCTGTACCCAGGGACTCAACCCTACAGGATGAAAGTGCCCCAGGGCTTGTATCCACGGGACATACTCAAAGTACCTGAGAAACGGCATGTAGGAGATACTTGTAGCAATACAATGGCCATGACCCTACGTGAGACATTTGATAAACCCTTCCTCGATTCCCTGGAAGTTTGCCGGACTCGAGTAGCCCCACCCTCCAAGTGAGTTCTCACATAAAGTTGTTCTTGAAGCCTCTGGTGAAGGCGCAAGTGTTAAGATTTGTATTGTGGTTAGAAATGTGGTAGGGTTCTGGTTCCTAAGGGCAGAAGCCACCCCTAACTATCCCTCTCCCCCAAAGCACACATCCTACCCCTCCCTTTTCTCTACGAAGAAATGGCCTAGCTCCCTGGGATGTGTACATCTAGACAGAGCACAAGGTTCAGAGCAGGGGGCTGGTAATGTCCTGGGACACAGCAATGTAAAGTAATGCCCTGGTTCTCGGGTACCTTAACCTGCCCTAGCACAGCCAGGGACGAGGCTTCCAGGACAGGAAACTCCTAGGCATTCTGCCATGTGTCCTTCCTGTCTGCTGCAGCCCCTGCCTGGCAGTGGGGACAGCTGATATCTGAGCAGGCTTCTCTGCCCATGCTTCTTGCTCATGGCCCCACTCGGGGTATGTGAAGCTGCAGTTCCAGGAGGCTGGGCAGCACGTCTGCCAAGAGAGGAAGACCTGTGACTTTGATGTGAAACCTGCCCAGGAAGCTGCCCTGGACCCCGATGTGCCCTGGTCACACACTACAGCTCactctttaaacaaaacatttattGAGTGCTTTCCATGGGCCAGGCGCCAAAATCAGGTAGTTGATAATACAAAAACCCAAGGGCTTTCCCTGCCCTCAAGGAGCTTCCAGTCTAGTGGGGAGACAGACCATACCGCAGGCCAGTGAGCCTAGACATCTGTGTGGCAGCTGGGgttaggagaggagaggggacaaAGCTCCTTGGAAGAAATAAAATCTAAGAAGAAAAGTGGCAAATTACCAAAGTGGAAGGAAGAGTATCaaagcagctagagccatggtcTCTGTGTATAGGAGGCTGGGGCCCAGAGCCCATGTCAAGTGGTGAAGCCAGTAGGGACCCAGGAACCTCATACACCATTCTAAGGAGTCTGGACTTTATCCTGAGGCCAGTGGAGAGCTGGGGAGAGTTGGGGGCCTGAAAAGATTTGGCCAACCATGCATTTCAAAAAGAAACCCAGCTGGTGAGAGGATAGAGAAACATAGGAAACTGTCAAAACAAAAGGAGGTGAGAGATGACAGTAGGGTGGCTCAAATACAGAGATACCAAGAATAGATCAGATAGACTtaggcagaaagagaaagcaatatTCTGCCTGGCTCCTGAGCCATCATGAGACCAGGGACGAGGCACTGCAAAGAGCAGGTAAACAGAGCAGACACTAAGCTCAAATGGTCTCTGTGCCCAGAAGGCAGCAGAACTGTGCTTGAGCTAGGAAGTAGCTGGGACTGAAGATTGGCTCTGACTTCCTCCACAGCATCCCTTAAGCTACCAGCACAGCTGGGCTTCCTGAGGAGATCCACAAGACAGTAAAGAAGCCCCTGTGTGCACAGGGTAAGAAAGAAGCCTCTATAACAGAAACTGTGAAGGGACAACAGCCACACCAGTGCTCAGAAACGTGAGCCAGGAAGCAGGCCATCAGCTGTGCCAGCGACCCCAAGACCCAGCCGGTGACCTGTGATGAGTTGACCTGGGTTCGCTTGGGAAAGCCCCTGTCTGAGCAGTAGGCAGGATGAACAAAGATAAAGAAGTGGAGAGCAGAGCAAGTGGGGCCAGCCTGAGCCCACTGGTAGGCAGCCGTCCCTGTCCTATACCTTCATCCACTCGAGTGGCAGAAAACAGGTCTGGCAATCTCACCTGTAGCTGCAAAACAAATTCAGAGACTAGCGGGCCAAGATGCAACAGAAATGCAAGAGCCAATGAGATGAAGGATGCATAAGAAGATGCTGAGGAACTGCAGTCTTCCCCATGCCTTGTCCATCTGGGCACCTGCCAGACTCACTGTGAGGTACGAGATTCAGCGACAGGGAGGGGACCTTCATTCCATATACTGCTGAGCCCCTGCAAGGCACTGTATGTAGTTGGAGTGCAAGGTCAACAGATGCTGGTCTGTGCCCGGGATGAGGCTCACCTTCTTAGAAGACAGAGCTCACATCCCTCCAGGAGCCGGAAGCGCAGGTGAGTGTGGCCTGTGTGCTCTGAGCAGCAGCCTAGGCTGCCTAGAagccaatgtttttttttttttttttttttcaccgaGCCTGATATAGAATTTACCAAGAAATCTCTCCTttttctcaaaggaagacataaaTAGGGTATTGTAGATGGTCTACATCTCTAACCCAGCTACAGACTttctacccctcccccaccctggacTATCACAGTCTGGGGAAGGAGACACGGAGAGGAGGAGAAGCCTCAGAAAAACTGCCTTTGCCCACTCATTCTCATCCCTGTTCCCTTCCCACTTAGGGCCATGAGAATCCCTCCAGAAGGGCAAGAGCCAGAAGAGTCCCTAGagcaggctagcctagtctaggCAGAAGGTTAGCAGGCAGAGAAGAAGATGAACTCCTGGGGTATTAAGGCAAACAGTGCCACCTAGAATCTTTATTCGAAAGGGAATCAGCATTGGACAGGACCCACATTTCAACAGCAAAATGCACTTTTCCTGGAAGTGccaaccctcagctcctccctaCGGTCACCTGCCTGAGAACTTGCTGTCAGTTCCCCAGCTTCATACCAGCTTCCCTGCCTGCCCCATCCAACCAGACCCAACTCTGGGGAAGGGAGGGCTGGGGACATAGCCTCCTAGCATAGCAGGCTCTGCTACCCTCTCTGGTGCCCCTGGCAGCATTCAAGCCTCCTGAGGAGGGTGGGGAACGAGGCTTCAGAACAGAGGGGAGGGAGACCTGGGCTGGCAGAAGACACCTTCCAGGCTCCCAGGCACGATTAGCCCAGAGTCCCAGGGGCCTGGCTCTCTTGGTCTTGCCCCCCACATGCCCTCCCCAAAGGGTCAGTATATCTTCTGCCGACTGGGTAGGATGGCCTCTTTGATGAAGGAGAAGACAACCAGGATGCCTAAGCGCTTGCCTCGCTTGCCTTTGGTGAAGTAATTGGAGACCACGTCATCTGTGGAAACACAGGCAGGGAGATGAGCGTGCgtgcgcatgcatgtgtacatgtgtgcagagtTCTCATCACCCAAAGCCCTAGTGTTTTCTCACAGGGCTGACACCAGTCCCCCCCGCCTAACCTAAGACGCCCTTCCTCACCGCCTGGCTGCATGGTGGAGGGCAGGACATTCTCCCCAGCCGAAAGTGACACGAAGAAAGCAAACGGGATTATCCACAGGCAGAATGTGAAGTAGGCCAGGACCTGGTGACAGGAGAGACTGAGAAGAGAGAGCCCCAGGGTGCCCCCAAAGGCCCACCctatccctgcactcaggaagcaggacTCTCTGACACAGACTGCTGGGGGAGTCCCTCCCCAAGGGACACTGTGCTTGGGGGCTTCAAGTGGGAGGAATCATGGGGAGGTTCTGATGGGGCTGGAGCTAGGGGTGGGTCCTTGTGAGGTCCGGTTCacacaggccagcctggtgaccCTTCTAGGCTTGAAGATGACTCTACTGAGGCACGCAAAGGGCACACTGGGGGAAGAGGAGTGTCCTCTCACCTTGCCAAAGGGATCCCTCTGTTCTTCAGACGCCCTGCCTTCCAAAATCATTATACTTATttgcttaaaaaaagaaaacaaaaacaaaaaacaggagccggagaggtggctcagcagttaagagcactgactgctcttccagaggtcctgagttaagagtcccagcaaccacatggtggctcacaaccatctgtaatgggatccgatgccctcttctggtgtgtctgaagacagctacagtgtactcatatacaaaaaaataaaacacacagttCCTGAATGGAGTCGGTTTTGGATCACAGCTACAGTCACAAAGAGGATCATGTAAGTCCCTTTACACCCCCATCCCTGCCACCACGCCTATGTGCTAGACACTGGGTACATCTTACCTCAGAGAAAGGATAATACTCTTCCGCAAAAAACTGAAATGCCAGGTAATGATTCACCACCACTAGCCCTGTGGGGATGGAGAGTCCGGTCACAGTGTGCTCACCAAATCCAGAAGGCCCCAAAACTGGAGCCCCAGGTCTCAGTCTTGACTCTACACCAACCCACAGCATGGCTCTGGGCCAAGGGCACTGCCTAGACCCCAGTCCCCATCTGTTAAGGACAGGTGCTCAGCTCCAACTTCCTCACTGcggacagcagcagcaacagaatcAGAAGGTAGACTGGAACATTCCGGCATGTTATAAAAACAAGGTTTGCTTTGTGTTACAAATAACCCATGATCAGGCCACTGCTCTCCCAAGAGCCAGGTTGGAGACGAGATCATGAGTAGGCAGAACACACACCTCAGTGGAATGTGCTTCATACTGCACAGCAGGGAGAAGGCCTCAGATAGAGACCAGGTACTCTCAGGGTTCCTTAGAAAGCTAGGATGGGGAAAGACACACCAACCTATCCTGCTGTGCTATGATCCCATACACTCTTCCCTAGTGTGCACACGTTCATGACAAAGAGCAAGTAAGGGGACAGCTGCTCAGAGGTTCAAAGCCCGACGTGCCTCCACAGCAGAATGAAGGGCAGGCACCAGAAACACTGTGTCCCCATACCTATGTCACAACTACATGTCTCGTTTCTGCCCTTTACCATGAAGACAGCACTCTGCCATGTCTTGCACAAGGCTAAGGGACGCTAAGACATAGATGGCACCTGGTGCCGACAAGGTACCTCAGAAAAACTTTCCCAGGCATCCAAAGGGCAGGAGAAGGGAGTGACCTAGGAAGCCAGAGGAGCCTTCTGGTGGCCAGAGCTGCTCACTGGGAGACCTACAGGGCGCTTGGTACTGAACAAACTCCCACTAAACAGGTTCTGAGGTTAAAATTATACCTGACATCGACATGCCCCAAACACTCACAATCTACCCTTCTACAGATAACATTCAGATTTCTCCTAGACTCAGAAACCTAACTCTAAAGCACACCCCACACCACCTGCCATCTCGACCCAGTCTACAGCAAGGCAAAACAACAGTGCCTGTGGCCAACCACTTGCTAAAACCTTTCTCACAAacatctgtgtgcatctgtgaccACCGCATGAATCAACTGGGTCTAACAGAGTCACTCCGGGATGAGAAGTGACTTTCCAGGGACAGGAAATAGTGTGCTTCTCTTCTTTCCCAAACCCTCCTTCTAACTTGACTCTTTGGCAAGGTCCTCATGGCTGGAGCCCTTCCCCTCATGAGGACTAGGCAGGGACAGGCTCTAGGGTCCTCAGGAACGAGCAGCAGTGTGGCCTCCTGTAGGACCTCAGCCGCTGCTCAGGTGCTCCCCTCCCCAGTATCAGGTCAGTGTCTGGGACAGAGTGCCCACATCTAGTCACATCAAGTCCTCCCTGCTTGCCCCCTCTCACCGCATGACAGGATGAAGTTAGGTGACGTCAGCATGATGAAGGGGAAGGTCTGGAGAAGGCCAAAGTAGACGAGGTTGGTGAAAAGGCCCACGCCAATCATGCTGGTGGGGAAACGCTCAAAGACGTAGAGGCCGAT
This window harbors:
- the Ankrd53 gene encoding ankyrin repeat domain-containing protein 53 — encoded protein: MRRPSRRRSKASTPPRSHTTPRRTGPSDSRRRPGTKEQPRPSVQGGTRQAEHDLKVSSPNSESSQYSTSELWSHKVIANYSELFAASVGNVDWLRFCVNPERKEIIVDDKGFTAIHFAAQKCQLSCLKVLIEEYKYPVDLPTNKGQTPLHLVIHKNNKSDILPCIDYLLKKGAAINSQTYNGSTPLHLASCNGLLGCIKLLVQSGANVHARDATGFKPIDYCRLWNHRTCARFLKDVMWKHDKKVLAQEMEKLRTLKEKLTILEYHYLVEYQKEHQILREAHFRKWLQNKVLAQTLGSADSKQKAGVQPWSLASNTLRCPITESLHYPSVEAQLKNLPSPVVPPKPIYKQTTISRPKLWNYSANPARSPITNIGHPQNIRLGVHPEPYKEHDFRRFLEVTRNKHGGACLRTVDRQLVTPVPQLPFEMMVRVLYPGTQPYRMKVPQGLYPRDILKVPEKRHVGDTCSNTMAMTLRETFDKPFLDSLEVCRTRVAPPSK
- the Ankrd53 gene encoding ankyrin repeat domain-containing protein 53 isoform X1 — translated: MWKHDKKVLAQEMEKLRTLKEKLTILEYHYLVEYQKEHQILREAHFRKWLQNKVLAQTLGSADSKQKAGVQPWSLASNTLRCPITESLHYPSVEAQLKNLPSPVVPPKPIYKQTTISRPKLWNYSANPARSPITNIGHPQNIRLGVHPEPYKEHDFRRFLEVTRNKHGGACLRTVDRQLVTPVPQLPFEMMVRVLYPGTQPYRMKVPQGLYPRDILKVPEKRHVGDTCSNTMAMTLRETFDKPFLDSLEVCRTRVAPPSK
- the Tex261 gene encoding protein TEX261, producing MWFMYVLSWLSLFIQVAFITLAVAAGLYYLAELIEEYTVATSRIIKYMIWFSTAVLIGLYVFERFPTSMIGVGLFTNLVYFGLLQTFPFIMLTSPNFILSCGLVVVNHYLAFQFFAEEYYPFSEVLAYFTFCLWIIPFAFFVSLSAGENVLPSTMQPGDDVVSNYFTKGKRGKRLGILVVFSFIKEAILPSRQKIY
- the Tex261 gene encoding protein TEX261 isoform X1 — protein: MIWFSTAVLIGLYVFERFPTSMIGVGLFTNLVYFGLLQTFPFIMLTSPNFILSCGLVVVNHYLAFQFFAEEYYPFSEVLAYFTFCLWIIPFAFFVSLSAGENVLPSTMQPGDDVVSNYFTKGKRGKRLGILVVFSFIKEAILPSRQKIY
- the Tex261 gene encoding protein TEX261 isoform X2 — protein: MWFMYVLSWLSLFIQVAFITLAVAAGLYYLAELIEEYTVATSRIIKYMIWFSTAVLIGLYVFERFPTSMIGVGLFTNLVYFGLLQTFPFIMLTSPNFILSCGLVVVNHYLAFQFFAEEYYPFSEMTWSPITSPKASEASA